A genome region from Pseudanabaena sp. Chao 1811 includes the following:
- a CDS encoding sensor domain-containing protein, with amino-acid sequence MAERYKHLNPIYQEILKQERLKNLMRIAKCIENSTVGVFETDLDDHIREVSVSFCDLLGYRASQICQLKYEEICHPDDLSAYYFLKERLLSGEIDHCYLNVRYIREDGQIVQVLQSTDLSIDNTKEPYFVNRFEDITDWEQTSKNLQDTDNRTRYLFENNPNPMWIYDLETLRFLAVNQAAINHYGYSKEEFLSMTLQDIRPPEDIPKLLEAIANARVSIGLTEPELWRHCKKDGSQIFVSVSSHTLIYNNRQCKIILINDITQKIQAEEALKKAEAKYRSIFENAVEGIFQSSVDGKFLIANPMLAKIYGYDTPEDLIANLTDIGHQLYVNPQRRLELVKLLLEQEDVKLFESEVYRKDGSIIWTSENAHAVYDVVGNLLYFEGTVEDITASKRAKAEIEHLAFHDSLTNLPNRVLFRERLSSALEHAAEKLQIYLDEVQEVAIKLIPPLLAVLFLDLDRFKLVNDTMGHAAGDRLLIEVSKRLSECMFESTFLARMGGDEFMIFVSDLQSVESIQQFAQLILQSFEVPFFVEEMALYIGTSIGISLYPSDGMDHETLMKHADTAMFRAKERGRNHYQLYNHAIGAKVIEYVAIENGIRQAFERSEFQVFYQPQINLATGEIDGMEALARWLHPELGWVPPNQFIPAAEEHGLIVRLGELILRTACAQNRSWQQQGLPPIRIAVNFSVKQFQSPNLCDRIMQILDETNLEPQYLELEITESLVMQDQTTIIKMLRQLQALGMCVSIDDFGTGYSSLSYLRLLPVSKVKIDASFVRETPHNRDDAAITSAIIAMAHNLNLIAIAEGVERKEQLEFLRAHHCDAVQGYLFSRPVPAHEATLLLKAQFK; translated from the coding sequence TTGGCCGAAAGGTATAAGCATCTAAATCCAATCTATCAAGAGATTCTCAAACAAGAGCGTCTCAAGAATTTAATGCGTATTGCTAAATGTATTGAAAATAGTACGGTTGGAGTTTTTGAAACAGATTTAGATGATCACATTCGGGAAGTAAGTGTATCCTTCTGCGATCTTTTAGGATATAGAGCTTCACAAATCTGTCAACTCAAATACGAGGAAATCTGTCATCCCGATGACCTATCAGCCTACTACTTCCTTAAGGAAAGATTACTATCAGGAGAAATTGATCACTGCTATCTCAATGTACGCTACATCCGTGAAGATGGGCAAATTGTGCAGGTATTACAAAGCACAGATCTCTCTATTGATAACACCAAGGAGCCATACTTTGTCAATAGATTTGAAGATATAACGGATTGGGAACAGACTTCTAAAAACCTACAGGATACTGACAATCGCACACGCTATCTATTTGAGAACAATCCTAATCCGATGTGGATTTATGATCTCGAAACGTTGAGATTTTTAGCCGTCAATCAAGCTGCCATCAATCACTACGGTTATAGTAAAGAAGAATTTCTCTCTATGACTTTGCAAGATATTCGTCCTCCCGAAGATATTCCTAAACTTTTGGAGGCGATCGCTAATGCTAGGGTCTCAATCGGTTTAACGGAACCTGAATTATGGCGACACTGTAAAAAAGATGGTAGCCAGATTTTTGTATCTGTTTCATCGCACACTCTTATTTACAATAATCGTCAATGTAAAATCATTTTAATTAATGATATTACCCAAAAGATACAAGCTGAAGAAGCACTAAAGAAGGCTGAAGCTAAGTATCGCAGTATTTTTGAGAATGCTGTAGAAGGGATTTTTCAGTCTTCAGTGGATGGTAAATTCTTAATTGCTAATCCCATGCTTGCGAAGATCTATGGGTATGATACCCCTGAAGATTTGATTGCGAACCTTACAGATATTGGGCATCAGTTATATGTCAATCCTCAACGCCGACTGGAGTTAGTCAAGCTGTTGCTAGAACAAGAGGATGTCAAATTATTTGAATCTGAAGTCTATCGCAAAGATGGTTCGATTATTTGGACTTCAGAAAATGCCCATGCGGTTTATGATGTCGTGGGTAATCTACTCTATTTTGAAGGAACAGTGGAGGACATTACCGCTAGCAAAAGGGCTAAAGCGGAGATCGAACATCTTGCCTTTCATGATTCGCTCACCAATTTACCAAATCGAGTTCTATTTCGTGAGCGTCTATCCTCAGCTCTAGAACATGCTGCGGAAAAGCTGCAAATCTATCTTGATGAGGTTCAGGAGGTGGCAATTAAGTTGATCCCTCCTTTACTTGCTGTATTGTTTCTCGATCTTGATCGTTTTAAATTAGTCAATGACACAATGGGTCATGCCGCAGGCGATCGCCTGTTGATCGAAGTTTCTAAAAGGTTGAGTGAGTGCATGTTTGAAAGTACTTTCTTGGCAAGGATGGGGGGCGATGAATTTATGATCTTTGTTTCTGACTTGCAAAGTGTGGAGTCAATTCAGCAATTTGCCCAGTTAATTTTGCAATCCTTTGAAGTACCATTTTTTGTAGAAGAAATGGCACTTTATATCGGTACAAGTATCGGCATTAGCCTCTATCCCAGTGATGGCATGGATCACGAAACCTTGATGAAACATGCTGACACGGCAATGTTTCGCGCTAAGGAGCGGGGCAGAAATCATTATCAACTATATAATCATGCGATCGGCGCAAAGGTGATCGAATATGTAGCGATCGAGAATGGGATTCGTCAAGCCTTTGAGCGCTCTGAGTTTCAAGTGTTTTATCAACCCCAGATTAATCTAGCTACGGGGGAGATCGACGGTATGGAGGCTTTGGCAAGATGGCTACATCCTGAGCTAGGCTGGGTTCCGCCCAATCAGTTTATCCCTGCGGCGGAGGAGCATGGTTTGATCGTGAGGTTGGGTGAATTAATTTTACGAACTGCTTGCGCTCAAAATCGGTCTTGGCAACAACAGGGGCTACCCCCAATCAGAATCGCGGTAAATTTTTCTGTTAAACAGTTCCAATCACCAAATTTATGCGATCGCATTATGCAAATTCTTGATGAGACGAATTTAGAGCCGCAATATTTGGAATTAGAAATTACCGAAAGCTTAGTCATGCAAGACCAAACGACCATCATTAAAATGTTGCGACAATTGCAAGCCTTGGGCATGTGCGTATCCATCGATGACTTTGGGACTGGCTATTCTTCCCTCAGTTATTTACGATTATTACCCGTCAGCAAAGTCAAAATCGATGCTAGCTTTGTCCGCGAAACTCCTCATAATCGGGATGATGCCGCCATTACATCGGCAATTATTGCAATGGCGCATAATCTCAATCTCATTGCGATCGCTGAGGGAGTAGAGCGAAAGGAGCAGCTAGAGTTTTTACGCGCCCATCATTGTGACGCAGTACAGGGATATCTCTTCAGTCGTCCAGTTCCTGCCCACGAAGCCACATTATTACTCAAGGCTCAATTTAAATAA
- the polA gene encoding DNA polymerase I produces MSSEQTYPTFLLVDGHSLAFRAFYAFGKHPEGGLRTSTGIPTSVCFGFLKALIEMLDREKPAAVAIAFDLAQPTFRHEIDDTYKANRSETPESFIPDIQNLQKVLAAMNLPAITQAGFEADDVLGTLSQAASAEGYTVKILSGDRDLFQLIDAEKRISVLNLGQKDKIVEYHADQVKERLGVLPTQVVDYKALCGDASDNIPGVRGIGEKTAVKLITEYGSLENVLAALPSMKGAVKTKLEQGIEDAKHSQFMATIKTDVPLPVAIADCKLTGFDTEQLVPLLEELELKDFIKRVDQIQAKLSGNYEKKPSPPAPLPQGEGSKTSAPNGEDEELWFDFAKQEENQAIAATASLKLDVQIIDTISKLEDLCKILNNKQPTAWDTETSALNPFEAELVGIGCCWGNSISEVAYIPLSHNSGQNLRWEEVSAILKPILEDASYTKYLQNAKFDRLMFKSAGIELAGVVFDTMIASYVIDPEASHKLDDLAMDFLQIRTVSYKTLVGKLKSIAEVDIPSVAQYCGMDTYITYHIRPILEEKLKSVPELWELFQNLEIPLEPILAEMEWRGIRIDKDYLGIFSKELEKDLDALAIAAYQQAGQEFNLNSPKQLSEILVELLGEKFTKKSRKSKTGYSTDVAVLNKLEGDHPLIDTILENRTLAKLKSTYVDALPSLIQPKTGRVHTDFNQTVTATGRLSSSNPNLQNIPIRTAFSKRIRAGFLPKEDWILLAADYSQIELRILAHLSQEPELMRAFNAGEDVHTVTAQLLLEKEEVNSEERRLAKIINYGVIYGMGAQKFSRDIGVPVKQAKQFIEKFNQRYERIFTYMQSVEIEAERDGYVQTVLGRRRYFRNLKDMAGYQKAALLRSAVNAPIQGTSADIVKLAMLRVHDLLKDYQARLLLQVHDELVFEVPPDEVAELQPKIKLAMETALELSVKLEVDIHTGKNWMEAK; encoded by the coding sequence ATGTCAAGCGAACAAACATATCCCACATTTCTACTAGTTGACGGACATTCTCTCGCGTTTCGTGCCTTTTATGCCTTTGGCAAACATCCCGAAGGCGGCTTGCGTACCTCGACAGGAATCCCCACCAGTGTTTGTTTTGGCTTTTTGAAGGCATTAATTGAGATGCTCGATCGCGAAAAACCTGCTGCTGTAGCGATCGCCTTTGACCTTGCTCAGCCCACCTTTCGCCATGAAATTGACGATACCTACAAGGCAAATCGCTCAGAAACCCCTGAGAGCTTTATTCCTGATATTCAGAACTTACAAAAAGTATTAGCAGCAATGAATTTGCCTGCAATTACCCAAGCAGGTTTTGAGGCGGATGATGTCTTGGGAACGCTCTCACAGGCGGCGAGTGCGGAGGGTTACACCGTCAAGATCTTAAGTGGCGATCGCGATTTGTTTCAGTTAATTGATGCCGAAAAGCGGATTTCGGTACTGAACTTAGGACAAAAAGATAAGATTGTGGAATACCATGCCGATCAGGTAAAAGAGAGGCTAGGAGTATTGCCCACGCAGGTTGTAGACTATAAAGCTCTCTGCGGTGATGCTTCCGACAATATTCCAGGGGTGCGAGGGATTGGCGAAAAAACTGCGGTTAAATTAATTACGGAATATGGTTCATTAGAGAATGTGTTGGCAGCTTTGCCTAGTATGAAGGGAGCAGTTAAAACCAAGCTAGAGCAAGGAATTGAGGATGCTAAGCATTCACAATTCATGGCGACAATTAAAACCGATGTGCCGCTTCCTGTCGCGATCGCTGATTGTAAGTTGACAGGTTTTGATACGGAGCAGTTAGTTCCGCTATTAGAGGAACTTGAGCTAAAGGATTTTATCAAGCGAGTCGATCAAATTCAGGCTAAGTTGTCAGGGAATTATGAGAAGAAGCCCTCACCCCCAGCCCCTCTCCCACAGGGAGAGGGGAGCAAAACATCGGCTCCGAATGGGGAGGATGAGGAGTTGTGGTTTGACTTTGCTAAGCAAGAGGAAAATCAAGCGATCGCCGCAACTGCTTCTTTGAAATTAGATGTACAGATTATCGACACAATTTCTAAATTAGAGGATTTATGCAAAATCCTGAATAATAAGCAACCGACGGCATGGGATACGGAAACCTCGGCGCTAAATCCCTTTGAGGCGGAGTTAGTTGGTATTGGTTGCTGTTGGGGTAATTCTATTAGTGAAGTTGCCTATATTCCCTTAAGCCATAATTCAGGGCAAAACCTGCGATGGGAAGAAGTAAGCGCGATTCTCAAGCCCATTCTCGAAGATGCTAGCTATACTAAATACTTGCAGAATGCCAAGTTTGATCGCTTGATGTTTAAGTCCGCAGGGATTGAACTAGCAGGTGTGGTATTCGACACGATGATCGCTAGCTATGTCATCGATCCTGAAGCTAGTCATAAGCTTGACGATCTGGCGATGGACTTCCTGCAAATCCGCACCGTGAGCTATAAAACCCTTGTTGGCAAACTTAAATCGATCGCTGAAGTAGATATTCCCTCTGTCGCTCAATATTGCGGCATGGATACTTATATCACCTATCACATTCGACCAATTTTAGAAGAGAAACTAAAATCTGTTCCCGAATTGTGGGAATTGTTCCAAAATCTGGAAATTCCCCTAGAACCGATTCTTGCAGAAATGGAATGGCGAGGGATTAGGATTGATAAAGACTATTTGGGTATTTTCTCTAAGGAATTAGAGAAAGACCTAGATGCTTTAGCGATCGCTGCCTATCAACAGGCAGGACAAGAGTTTAACCTTAACTCCCCGAAGCAATTAAGCGAAATTTTAGTTGAACTACTTGGCGAAAAGTTCACGAAGAAATCTCGCAAAAGCAAAACAGGCTACTCCACCGATGTGGCGGTTCTCAATAAATTGGAAGGAGATCATCCTCTCATTGACACAATCCTTGAAAACCGTACCCTTGCCAAACTCAAATCCACCTATGTCGATGCTTTGCCCTCGCTGATTCAACCCAAAACGGGGCGCGTGCATACCGATTTCAATCAAACTGTTACCGCCACAGGTCGCTTAAGCAGTTCCAATCCCAACTTACAAAATATTCCTATCCGTACTGCTTTCAGTAAGCGGATTCGCGCAGGATTTTTACCCAAAGAAGATTGGATTTTACTAGCTGCCGACTATTCTCAAATTGAATTGCGGATTCTTGCTCATTTAAGCCAAGAGCCTGAATTAATGCGAGCCTTTAACGCTGGTGAGGATGTGCATACAGTCACAGCGCAATTACTTCTAGAAAAAGAAGAAGTAAATAGTGAAGAACGTCGCCTTGCCAAAATCATTAACTACGGGGTGATCTATGGCATGGGAGCGCAAAAATTTAGCCGTGATATTGGTGTGCCAGTGAAACAAGCCAAGCAATTCATTGAGAAATTCAACCAACGCTATGAACGGATCTTTACCTATATGCAAAGCGTGGAAATAGAAGCGGAACGGGATGGCTATGTGCAGACTGTGCTAGGTAGAAGACGATATTTCCGCAATCTCAAAGATATGGCTGGCTATCAAAAAGCGGCTCTATTGCGATCGGCAGTCAATGCACCGATACAGGGAACCAGTGCTGACATTGTGAAACTTGCCATGCTCAGAGTACATGATCTTCTCAAAGACTATCAAGCACGATTGCTCTTGCAAGTCCATGATGAATTAGTGTTCGAGGTTCCTCCTGATGAAGTTGCGGAATTGCAACCGAAGATCAAGCTAGCAATGGAAACAGCTTTAGAGCTTTCGGTAAAGCTAGAAGTAGATATTCACACTGGCAAAAATTGGATGGAGGCAAAGTAA
- the rsmH gene encoding 16S rRNA (cytosine(1402)-N(4))-methyltransferase RsmH, translating to MTAQFHHVPVLAEPTIAGLEIVAGGIYLDCTVGGGGHSALILQAAENVSLVGIDRDEMAIAAASENLKNYADRVSFWRGNFCEYKPAPDLKFDGILADLGVSSTQFDVAERGFSFRESGDLDMRMDNRQTLTAAEIINHYKEAELADIFFKLGEERLSRRIARQIVEKRPFRTTLELANAISACVPASYRHGRIHPATRTFQALRIAVNRELESLEKWLAVAPNWLKTGGKIAVITFHSLEDRIVKHTFREDDRLQVITKKVIIATDEEIRANPRSRSAKLRIAQKKE from the coding sequence ATGACTGCTCAGTTTCATCATGTCCCCGTCCTTGCCGAACCCACGATCGCAGGTTTAGAAATCGTTGCAGGTGGAATATATCTCGATTGCACCGTGGGTGGTGGTGGTCATAGCGCCTTGATTTTGCAAGCGGCGGAGAATGTGAGCTTAGTGGGAATCGATCGCGATGAAATGGCGATCGCTGCGGCTAGTGAAAATCTCAAAAACTATGCAGATAGAGTTAGTTTTTGGCGGGGCAACTTTTGTGAATATAAACCCGCACCAGATTTAAAGTTTGATGGCATTCTTGCAGATTTGGGGGTGAGTTCAACCCAGTTTGATGTTGCCGAGCGAGGCTTTAGCTTTCGAGAATCTGGCGATCTCGATATGCGAATGGATAATCGCCAAACCCTTACAGCCGCCGAAATTATCAATCACTATAAAGAAGCGGAACTTGCGGATATCTTTTTTAAACTTGGTGAAGAAAGATTATCGCGAAGGATTGCGCGTCAGATTGTGGAGAAGCGTCCTTTTAGAACTACTTTAGAATTGGCTAATGCCATCTCCGCTTGTGTTCCCGCCAGCTATCGTCATGGCAGGATTCACCCCGCCACCCGCACTTTTCAGGCTTTACGCATCGCCGTTAATCGCGAGTTAGAAAGTCTCGAAAAATGGCTAGCCGTTGCACCCAATTGGTTAAAAACTGGCGGCAAAATTGCGGTGATTACTTTCCATAGTTTAGAAGACCGCATTGTCAAACATACCTTTCGCGAAGACGATCGCCTTCAAGTAATCACCAAAAAAGTGATCATCGCCACCGATGAAGAAATTCGCGCCAATCCGCGATCGCGATCGGCGAAATTACGCATCGCACAGAAAAAGGAATAA
- the hflX gene encoding GTPase HflX, giving the protein METIYGKTQGLKAHQLKQLDRLYRSRLPQDSLTTPELAQRLAAVSAELKESICLYINRRGQVIRVAIGSPNQTKIPPLELPRYGSDRLSGIRCICASPDAEYPNPTDLTAMLMQRLDALVILPVNPKGYTERGYLAHLLPATDTELPEQQEAWRVSKLMTVDALSKQDFLELVEGLEEEFSRNFAGRTTDDNQDRVVLVGLMRQKEKSDSMPFAMIELGQLVESAGGKVLDAIWQKRERPHPQTVLGEGKVLELAIAAQTKGANLVVFDRELTASQTRNIERMIGLRVSDRTEVILDIFAQRAQSSEGKLQVELAQLEYRLPRLAGHGQALSRLGGGIGTRGPGETKLESDRRVIQKRITFLQQQVNHLQAQRSRIRQKRVDQEVPTVAIVGYTNAGKSTLLNAMTKADVYAADKLFATLDPTTRRLTLTGEEDKMHTVLLTDTVGFIHELPKSLVDAFRATLEEVSEADVLVHLVDASHSAWEDQLKSVDKILKDMPIAVGPTLLVFNKIDAVADPQALLEKYPDAIAISALKRQGFEQMSKALLKLIEYAIGELS; this is encoded by the coding sequence ATCGAAACTATTTACGGAAAAACCCAAGGACTCAAGGCTCATCAATTAAAGCAATTAGATCGGCTCTATCGATCGCGTTTGCCTCAAGATAGCCTCACCACTCCCGAATTGGCTCAACGCCTTGCCGCCGTCAGTGCTGAGCTAAAGGAGTCGATCTGTCTGTATATTAATCGCCGTGGACAGGTGATCCGCGTGGCGATCGGTTCGCCCAATCAAACCAAAATTCCACCCTTAGAGTTACCGCGCTATGGTAGCGATCGCCTCAGTGGGATTAGGTGTATTTGTGCTAGCCCCGATGCTGAGTATCCAAATCCTACCGACTTAACGGCGATGTTGATGCAGCGCCTTGATGCGTTGGTGATTTTGCCAGTAAATCCCAAAGGCTATACTGAGCGTGGCTATTTGGCGCATTTACTACCAGCTACGGATACGGAACTACCTGAGCAGCAAGAAGCTTGGCGCGTGTCTAAACTGATGACGGTAGATGCCCTATCGAAGCAAGATTTCTTAGAGTTAGTGGAAGGGCTAGAAGAAGAATTTAGCCGCAATTTTGCAGGACGTACTACCGACGATAACCAAGATCGGGTGGTGCTAGTGGGCTTAATGCGCCAAAAAGAGAAATCGGACTCCATGCCCTTTGCGATGATCGAGCTTGGTCAATTGGTGGAAAGTGCAGGGGGTAAAGTTCTTGATGCTATTTGGCAAAAGCGAGAACGTCCCCATCCACAAACTGTGCTGGGTGAAGGTAAAGTTTTAGAATTAGCGATCGCTGCCCAAACAAAAGGCGCAAATCTCGTAGTGTTTGATCGCGAACTTACGGCTTCTCAAACTCGTAATATCGAAAGAATGATCGGCTTACGAGTTAGCGATCGCACGGAAGTTATTCTCGATATTTTTGCTCAACGCGCTCAATCATCGGAAGGGAAGTTACAAGTTGAGCTAGCCCAACTAGAATATCGTCTGCCACGCCTCGCAGGACATGGACAAGCCCTATCCAGACTCGGTGGTGGTATCGGTACTCGCGGGCCTGGGGAAACTAAGTTAGAATCCGATCGCCGTGTGATCCAAAAGCGGATTACCTTCCTTCAACAGCAAGTCAATCATTTACAAGCTCAGCGATCGCGCATTCGTCAAAAACGGGTTGATCAAGAAGTGCCGACGGTAGCGATCGTTGGTTATACCAATGCAGGTAAATCAACTTTATTGAATGCGATGACTAAGGCTGATGTTTATGCTGCCGATAAGTTATTTGCGACCCTTGACCCCACCACGCGCCGCCTGACGCTCACAGGTGAAGAGGACAAAATGCATACAGTTCTACTCACCGACACCGTGGGATTCATTCACGAACTTCCCAAATCCCTCGTTGATGCGTTTCGTGCCACCCTTGAAGAAGTATCGGAAGCCGATGTATTAGTCCATCTCGTTGATGCGTCCCATTCTGCATGGGAAGATCAGCTTAAATCGGTGGATAAAATCCTCAAAGATATGCCGATTGCAGTTGGGCCGACTTTATTAGTGTTTAATAAAATTGATGCGGTTGCAGATCCTCAGGCACTCTTAGAGAAATATCCCGATGCGATCGCCATATCTGCCCTGAAGCGTCAAGGCTTTGAGCAAATGAGCAAGGCTTTGTTAAAACTAATCGAATATGCGATCGGAGAACTATCTTAA
- a CDS encoding sirohydrochlorin chelatase — translation MNATALFFVTHGSSDPRSWLGLQDLVAIARSQSNLYISGGCLEGQPLTLAQQLEKFAYEMIAHGISTIAVLPLLLLEGVHVSEDIPAEVAIAQSKFQDRLSFRTIAHLGTHSQIPDLLLQQFEKYTDAPSQEKPSRILISHGSRRTGANHVVENLARSSQAIAAYWGIEPKIETQIEYLLAQNIYKINVLPYFLTEGGITEAIANKLKPYSDRAQIQQLPVPLSNEQLVSLALSMI, via the coding sequence ATGAACGCCACCGCGCTTTTTTTTGTAACGCATGGTAGTAGCGACCCCCGTTCGTGGTTAGGATTACAAGATCTAGTTGCCATAGCGCGATCGCAAAGCAATCTCTATATTAGCGGCGGATGTCTGGAAGGTCAGCCCCTTACCCTAGCTCAGCAATTAGAAAAATTTGCCTATGAGATGATTGCTCATGGCATTTCTACCATTGCTGTCTTGCCATTGTTACTGTTGGAAGGAGTGCATGTTAGCGAAGATATTCCCGCAGAGGTAGCGATCGCCCAAAGCAAATTTCAAGATCGCTTGAGTTTTCGGACAATTGCTCACTTAGGAACGCATTCTCAAATTCCTGATTTACTGTTACAGCAATTTGAGAAATATACGGATGCCCCAAGTCAAGAAAAGCCATCTCGCATTTTAATTTCCCACGGAAGTCGTCGAACTGGGGCAAATCATGTGGTTGAGAACTTAGCAAGATCTAGCCAAGCGATCGCTGCCTATTGGGGGATTGAACCCAAAATAGAGACCCAAATTGAGTATTTACTTGCCCAAAACATTTATAAAATTAACGTATTACCTTATTTTTTAACCGAGGGTGGTATTACTGAAGCGATCGCAAATAAACTAAAACCCTATAGTGATCGGGCGCAGATCCAACAGTTGCCAGTACCATTATCAAATGAGCAGCTTGTAAGTTTAGCTTTAAGCATGATCTAG
- a CDS encoding HsdM family class I SAM-dependent methyltransferase — translation MTDNNNILQYESRIWATADLLRGCGIKESEWPSYMMPFFALVMIESRLIRMLDELTAEIGEAELADLDAEDRMTLIQDRGQGYNKFIFEKNQTLKDICQNDKSFDIDFEAYLHGFDGETRDLLGVEATDGEKFLDIKGVIAKLKAKKVLLGYTKEWSGIDLKPFDNSAITTLEEHIKRRWADISAETAGEQYTPDDVIGLIAEIIASKIEDSDRLLKIYDCTCGGGNLLFGVEDRINAKVQRLTQTFGQDWNDALYALAKIESRFRLDSKIEHGNTLTDDKFYNDEFEVVIANPPYGVSWKGYEKAIKDDKTQRFQYVPSISDGQLLFMQHLISKLSEQGMGVVVHNGSTLFSGDAGSAESNIRKWMLDIDIVEAVIQLPTDEFFNTGIYTYLWVLNKRKSSDRKDKVMLINASEKFKPLKKNKGSKRKEIDEASRLEIAETLARFVDNDYARVFDKEFFYFNKQGIMLTNVDEQGRSFASHLKDGKTSLKLAPIALDNGVRSLTEFTITDYDAAKFGSLAELYEQDIKPFVDSLDYKDQPLVVTTDKAVYSFDSDRETIIKQSGSKRDELGCGKIVVKSAFKKASKTQAERIEITVELTPDYQKDYEIIPFHRDEVTNREAIAAFMAKYITKPFEYLENVVGVEINFNKVFYKPEKLRSVEEILGEIASLDQELQELEKLIIDS, via the coding sequence ATGACTGATAACAATAACATTCTTCAATACGAATCAAGGATCTGGGCAACGGCGGATCTACTGCGCGGCTGTGGGATTAAGGAGTCAGAATGGCCGTCTTACATGATGCCTTTTTTTGCTTTGGTGATGATCGAAAGTCGTTTGATCAGGATGCTGGATGAACTGACTGCCGAAATTGGGGAGGCTGAGTTGGCGGATCTGGATGCAGAGGATCGGATGACGCTAATTCAAGATCGCGGTCAGGGCTATAACAAGTTTATTTTTGAGAAGAATCAGACCTTGAAGGATATTTGCCAGAATGATAAATCCTTTGATATTGACTTTGAGGCTTATTTGCATGGTTTTGATGGAGAAACTAGAGATTTATTAGGCGTTGAGGCGACGGATGGGGAAAAGTTTCTGGATATCAAGGGTGTAATTGCGAAACTAAAGGCGAAAAAAGTTTTGCTGGGCTACACCAAAGAATGGAGTGGTATTGACTTAAAGCCCTTTGATAACTCGGCAATCACGACTTTAGAGGAGCATATTAAGCGGCGTTGGGCGGATATTTCGGCGGAGACTGCGGGGGAACAGTATACGCCTGATGATGTGATCGGGCTGATTGCGGAAATTATTGCCTCGAAGATTGAGGATAGCGATCGCCTTTTAAAAATTTATGACTGCACCTGTGGTGGCGGAAATTTGCTGTTTGGGGTGGAGGATCGGATTAATGCCAAGGTGCAACGGCTGACTCAGACTTTTGGGCAGGACTGGAATGATGCGCTGTATGCGTTGGCAAAGATTGAGAGTCGGTTTCGGTTGGATTCTAAGATCGAGCATGGCAATACGCTCACGGATGACAAGTTTTACAATGATGAATTTGAGGTGGTGATTGCCAATCCGCCCTATGGGGTGAGTTGGAAGGGTTACGAAAAAGCAATTAAGGACGATAAGACACAGCGCTTTCAGTATGTGCCGTCAATTTCTGATGGTCAGTTGTTGTTTATGCAGCATTTGATCTCGAAGCTGAGTGAGCAGGGTATGGGTGTGGTAGTTCACAATGGCTCGACGCTGTTTAGTGGCGATGCGGGTTCGGCGGAGAGCAATATTCGCAAGTGGATGTTGGATATCGATATTGTGGAGGCGGTGATCCAGTTGCCGACGGATGAGTTTTTTAATACGGGTATTTATACTTATCTGTGGGTGTTGAATAAGCGCAAGTCGAGCGATCGCAAGGATAAGGTGATGCTGATTAATGCGAGTGAAAAGTTTAAGCCGCTCAAGAAAAACAAGGGTTCAAAGCGCAAGGAAATTGATGAGGCAAGCCGTTTAGAAATTGCGGAAACTTTGGCGCGGTTTGTGGACAATGACTATGCGCGGGTGTTTGACAAGGAGTTTTTCTATTTCAATAAGCAGGGGATTATGCTCACGAATGTGGATGAGCAGGGTCGGAGTTTTGCGAGTCATCTCAAGGATGGTAAGACTAGTCTCAAGTTAGCGCCGATCGCGTTAGACAACGGGGTGCGATCGCTGACTGAGTTTACAATCACCGATTATGACGCGGCTAAGTTTGGCTCGTTGGCTGAGTTGTATGAGCAGGACATTAAGCCGTTTGTGGACTCGTTGGACTATAAGGATCAGCCGTTGGTGGTGACGACGGATAAGGCTGTTTATAGTTTTGATAGCGATCGCGAAACAATTATCAAACAATCTGGCTCGAAGCGTGATGAGTTAGGCTGCGGAAAGATTGTGGTGAAGTCGGCTTTTAAAAAAGCGTCTAAAACTCAGGCAGAACGCATTGAGATTACGGTGGAGTTAACTCCTGACTACCAAAAGGATTATGAGATTATTCCGTTTCATCGCGATGAGGTGACAAATCGGGAGGCGATCGCGGCGTTTATGGCGAAATATATTACGAAACCGTTTGAGTATTTGGAGAATGTGGTGGGTGTGGAGATTAATTTTAATAAGGTGTTTTATAAGCCTGAAAAGTTGCGATCGGTTGAGGAGATTTTGGGAGAAATTGCATCTCTCGATCAGGAGCTACAAGAATTGGAAAAATTAATAATTGATAGTTAA